The genomic stretch CTTCTCGGGCTGCATGTCGTAGTACCAGTGGAAGCCGATCACGTCGACATGGTTGCCGCCGCCGGCGGCGAGGAAACGGTCGAGCCACGCCACACCCTGACCCGTGGTCAGGCCAGGCGACACCAGCTGGTTGGCGGGATCGGCCGCCTTGATCTCTTCACGGGCGATGCGCGCCATCTCGACCATCTTCTCGACCGAACCGGCCCAGGTACCCGAGAAGTCGGACTCGTTCCACAGCTCCCAGTAGCGGATCTTGCCGGCATAGCGACGCGCCAGGGTGCGCACATAGTCGCGCCAGTCTTCCAGGTGGGTCGGGGGCATCGAGGCACCCAGGCCGTAGTAGCCCTGGACGCTCGGGTTGCTCGAAGCCCAGGCCGGCGTCTGGCCGAGGGTGTACAGGATCTGCGCGTTGTTGCGCTGCGCGTAGTCGACGTACAGCTCCAGACGCTTGCCGCTGCCGGTGGTGAAGTCCCAGACGTTGTTGGCCTTCTCGAGGTCACGCCAGTTGGTGCCGGTGTTCCACAGGCGCAGCAGGCCGTGACCCGTCTGCGGGAAGTTGAAGTGGTTGCCCAGGCGCTTGACGTGGATGCCGAACAGGGTGTTGGGCACCGTGGTCGTGCTCGCGGGGGCGAGGTCGTTCTGCTTGACTTCCTCCAGCTTCACGCTGTCGACGTAGATGTTGGCGCCCGGGGTCTTCGAAGCGACCCGCAGCGAGCCGACCACGTCACCGAGGTAGATACCTTGGACCTCAACCTTCTGCCAGGAGGTGCCCAGCGTCACGGTGCGGGTGCCGGCAGCGTCCCAGGGCGGTGCGTCGCGGCGGATGAACAGCTCGGCCGTCGCGCTCGAGTCGGCGCGCATGTAGGCGGTGGCGCGGTAGGTGCGGCCCTTCACGAAGGGGAAGGGGTAGATCAGGTGCGCGTCGCCGCCGCCCGTCGTGAGCATGCGGAAGCGCTGCGACGAGGCGCCCGAGTGCACATAGCCGGCGCGGGTTTCGCGGCCGGCCTGGAAGGTGCCGAGCGGCTCGCCCCAGACGTTGATGCGCCAGCCGGTGGAGGTGTAGCTGAAGACGTCGTCGAAATTGCTGGCGAAGACCTGGGTCAGCGTGGTGGACGCGCCGCCGGCCGCCGGCAAGGGCATGCCGGTCACATCGGTGTCGCCGGCCTCCTCGACCGCAGAGATCTGCGCATCGTCGACATAAATGTTGGCGCCGACCGTTTTCGAGATCACACGCAGCGAACCAGGGCTGTTCCAGCGGAAGCGACCCTGGACTTCGACACGGGTCCAGCCCGAGCCGACCGAGACGGTCTTGGCCGCGGTGACGTCCCACGGCTGCGCATCACGGCGCAGCATCACTTCCACCTGGGCAGAAGTGTCGGTGCGCACATAGACGACGGCGCGATACGACTTACCGTTGACGAAACCGTGCGGGAAGATCAGGTGCGCGTCGGCGCCGCTGCTGCGCGACAAGACACGAAAGCGCTGGGCCGAGGTGCCGCTGTGAACGTAACCGCTGCGGCTCTCCCGGGCTGCTTCCCACTTGACAGAGCCCCAGTAGTTCACATTCCAACCCGGAGCAAAGCGGGTGTAGGTGCCTTCGAAGTTGGACGCCGCCGTAACAAGGTTGTCGGAGTCCGTCACTGCCATTGCGCGTTCCGTCAGACCCTTTTCTGCCTGTAACGAATCGGGTAACGTTTCGTCGTCCGAGGGGGCGTCGGATTCGATCACGGGCTGGTCGGGACCGCTGTCGCCGGTCGGTGCGAAGGTCTGTTGGCCGGCGGCATCAGCCGCGGAGGTGTCTTGGTTCGACCCGGAACCGCCGCCACAGGCGGCCAATAAGACAAGGGATAAGGAGACGGCCCAACGATAGACGCTCGAGTTCATTCTGAGTCCTGGGTATGTTGCATTTGCCTGAAGACCAAACAAGGTCCATGCCGCGCTGTACGCGAGACAAAAGTGACGTGTTTGGACAGGAACTAGCGGGCGCGCGAGCGAGGTACCGACGTGATCGGTGTAACGTCCTGGCGGACGAGCCTCGTTCTCCCGCTGCGGTGTTGTCAGGCAGTGCCAGCCTGAGCGTCTTTCACCGATGCGTTGTAGGGATTAACGGCGGATCTGGCGGGGTCACTGACACCGCATTTGAAACGAGGATGCCGGTTATGTAACTGGTTGATGCTGGCCGGGCATGAATCGTGATACAGCTGACGATCCCCGCCCGGCCGGGGCCAACGGCGTGCCTGCTGCCTTACTGCAGCAGCACCGGGTCCAGCCCCAGCTTGACCTGCCGATTTTCGGGAACCCGTTCGACGTCACCGTCGAGCTTGGCGGCTCGCCCCACCTGCCACTCCGCCGGCAGGCGCACCGTGGTTTCAGGCCCGAGCGACCAGGCGATCACGAAAGGTTGGTCGCCCCGCTGCATGCGATAGACGTAGATGTCGGAGCCGCTGCGATAGGCATCGACCACGCGCGCGCCCCGCAGCCACTCCACAGCCTTGTTGTAGCTGCGGCCGGCGAGTGTCGGCGTCTTGTAGTCGCGCTCGAGCATGGCCTCGCCGGGCAGCCGGCCTTCCCAGAAGTAGTAATCGAAGTTGCGCACGCCGGCGTTCCACATGGTCAGCATCGCCCGCAGGGCATGCGAGCGCAGCTGGGCTTCGCTGAACTCGATGGGCTTGCAGTTCTGTACCTTGGCGTTGCACAGCAACGAACCTTCGGTGTTCCACAGCGGCTTGTCGCCCACGCCGTGCTTCTGCATCACGCGGCGCACGTTGCGGATCGGCGACGCGAGCGACTCCGGCTTGACGTCGTAGTACCAATGGAACGCGATGATGTCGACCAGCTTGCCGCCGCCTTCAGCGAGGAAGCGGTCGAGCCACTGCACGCCCTGGCCGGCGGTGAGGCCCGGCGAGAGGATCTGGTTGGCCGGGTCGATCGCTTTCAGTTCGTCGCGCGCGATGCGGGTCATCTGCACCATCGTCTCGACGGGACCCTTGTAGAAGGCCGAGTAGTCGGCTTCGTTCCACACTTCCCAATACCGGATCTTGCCCGCATAGCGCTTGCCCACCGTGCGGACGTAGTCGCGCCAGTGCTCCAGGTCGCGCGGCGGCGCGCCGTGCCCGAGGCCATAGCCGTTGCGCCACTCCGGCTGCGACGAGGCCCAGGTGGGCGATTGCCCCATCGTGTAGATGATCTTGGTGTCGGGATCGTGCTTGCGGATGTGGTTGACGTAGAGGTCCAGGCGCCGCCACCCGGGGCCGGAAAAGTCCCACTGGCCCGGCTCCGGCTGCAGGTCCTTCCAGGTCGTGCGGGTGTCCCACAGTCTCACCACGCCAGGGCGGAACGACGGCCAGTTCTGGTGCGAGCCGAGTCGCATCAGGTGGACGCCAAAGAACTCGTCCGGGATCGGATCGGTGTTCACGCTCGCAATCGGGTTGCCCTCGATCGCCTCGATGTTCACCTTGTCGACCCACAAAGGTGCGTCGAGCGTCTTGGACGCCAGGCGCAACGAGGCCGGCGCGTCGCTCACCGCCGTGCCCTCCAACTCGACGGTCTGCCAGCGCTGGGTGACCTTGACCGACTTGATCGCAAACGGGTCGTAGGGCGCGACGTCACGCCGCAACATGGCGTCCACCTGCGCGTCACGGTCGCTCTTCACGCGCAGCGTCGCGCGGTAGCTGGTGCCGGACTTGAAGGGGTAGGGGAAGGTCAGGTGGGCGTCTCCGTCACCTCGATCGATCACGCGAAAGCGTAGCGCCTGTTGCGCGCCGCCTTCGCCGTTGGTGGACCCAGCAGCAGCAGCAGCGCTCGCCAGCGTGCGCGGGCCTTCCAACTGGAATTTCGGCGCTCGTTTGCCCCAGGCATTGACTTTGGGTGTCAGCGGAGCGGCGACGGCCGCGGCGCGCAAAGGCGCCGCGCGGCCATTTGCCGGCGCTGCCGCGGCGGCCGAACTCGCCGGCAGCTCGATCACGCCGGTGCTGTCGTCAGCGCTCATGCCGACGGCCGGCGCCACGCACAGCGCGAGCGACGCCAGCCATGGCTTCGAGGCCTCGAGGGGCGACCAGCGGGCCGCCAGGGCGGCGAGGCTCACGCGCCGCCGCGCCAGCAGGCCGGTGGGTGCGTGCGGCGGGCAGGCGCGGGCGTCTTCGGGGGGCAGGTACACGTTGGGGTCTCCGGGAGAGGGCCGCGCCGGGCGCGGCGAGGTGCCGATGTTCTGGCATCCAGGGCGAACATGATGCGTTGAACGCGCGACAACACGTAGACAAATGTGACGTGGGGCGGCTGGCGGGTCTCCACGCCCATGGCACGGCTCCGCAGCGACAGCGCGGGCGAGCGCCACATCTTGGCGCGCGGGGCGATGGGCCGGTTGCCAGAGCGAGGGGCGCCTTGCGCGCGCGATGGCGCGCAAGCGGTGAGCGCCCCCTCCGCACCCCCCCTCATTCGTGTAGTCAGCACGCGTGCCGCGCGCCAGCGCGCGCCGCTGCAGGTATAACCGCGGCCGTGCAACGCCGGAACGGTTTGACACACGACTGCCACTGGCATGGGCGATGCTACGGGTTTGCCCGTACCTCCGTATCGGCTGTGCAGCGCACGCGCCGCGCTCCTCGCGCGCGCCACGCGAGTCCTTGAACCTGAAGCCGCCGCTGTCTTACTAGAGACGCGGCTGGTACTGCTGTAGACGCAGGGAGAGCATGCAGAACCACAACGTATTGCTGAAGGCGGAGCACTTCGGCACGGACACACCGAGCGCCATGCCGGCCGACACCCTTGCGCCGCTATACGTAGACCTCGACGGCACGCTGATCCGCTCGGACCTGCTGCTCGAGTCCGCCATGCGCTTCGTTGCCGCTCAGCCCCTGCAGGCGTGGCGCCTGGCCGCCTGGCTGATGCGCGGCAAGGCGCATTTGAAGGCCGAACTGGCCGCGGCGGTCAATCTGGACGTTCGGTGCCTGCCCTATAACGAAGAACTGCTGGGCTATCTGCGCCAACAGCGTGCACTGGGCCGTCGCATCGTGCTGGCGACGGCGAGCCATCAGAAATACGCCCAGCAGATCGCCGAGCACCTGGGCTTGTTCGACGCCGTCATCGCCAGCGACGGCAGCGTCAATCGCAAGGGCGTGCACAAGCTGGAGGCGATCCGCACCGACGCCGGCGGTCGGTTCGCCTACGCCGGCAACGACCAGGTCGACCTGGACGTCTGGCGCGAGGCCGACGCGGCCCTCGTCGTCAATGCCAGCGCCGGTGTGCGTCGGCAGGCCAATGCGGTGACCCGCGAGGAACTGCATGTGCCGCCGCAGAAACCCGGTGTGAAGGTGTGGGCCAAGGCGATCCGGCTGCACCAGTGGGCCAAGAATGCGCTGCTGCTGCTGCCGGCCCTGCCGATCGCCGGCGACTTGCTGCCGTCTCACTGGATCTCCTTGCTGATCGGCTTCGTGGCCTTCGGCCTGTGCGCGTCCAGCGTCTATCTGCTCAACGACCTGATGGACCTGGAAGCCGACCGGGCCCACCCGCGCAAGCGCAAGCGCCCACTCGCCTCCGGTGCGGTGTCGCTGCCCGCCGGCGTGGTGTTGTCGGTCGGCATGCTGGCGGCCGCCTTCTTGCTCGCCGCCGTGGCGATGCCGCTCGGCTTCGTGGCCACGCTGGGCGTCTACTGGATCTCGACCCTCGCGTATTCGCTGTACTTCAAGCGGCGGGTGTTGCAGGACGTGTTGATGCTCGCCGGCCTCTACACCTTGCGCATCATCGCCGGCGCCGCGGCGATCCAGGTGATGCCGTCGTTCTGGATCATGTCGTTCTCGATGTTCCTGTTCCTGAGCCTCGCGTGCATCAAGCGCTATGTCGAACTGCGCGATGCCGAGCTCAGCGAGAAGGTCAAGGTCGTCGGTCGCGGCTATGGCGTGTCGGACCTGCCCTTCGTGCAGTCGGTCGGCACGTCGGCGGGCCTGGTCGCGGTGCTGGTGTTCGCGATGTACGTCAACGATCCCACCACCGCGAGCCATTTCACGCGGCCGGCCGCGCTGTGGACCATCTGCCCGCTGGTGCTGCTGTGGGTGAGCCGGGTCTGGCTGAAGGCCAGCCGGATGGAGCTGCACGACGATCCGGTCGTGTTTGCCGTCACCGACCGCGCCAGCCAGCTGATCGCGGTGTTGTCGGTCGTGGCGCTCGCCGTCGCGTCCGGCGTGCTGTTCTGACCGCGTCATGAGCGTGCCTCTCCAGGAGCAGGCGGGCCAGCCTTCGTCCCGCAGTTGGCGGTTGTCGACCGACCAGTGGTGTTGCCTCGGCCTCACCGTGCTGGCCTTCGTCACCGCTTTCGCTTTGGGCGTGACCGCACCCGACCGGCTGTATGCCCCGGAAACCCTGCTGTTCTGGACCGATGCCGGCAACGGCTGGTTCCAGTCGGACGTCGTGCGGGTGCTGGGCGACATGAGCGAATGGGACGGCGACCACAAGCGCGCCCGGGTCCATCCGATCTTTTCGCTGGTGACGATACCGGTCGTCGCGGCGATCCAGGCCTTGCTGTCGGTCGACGCGCGCACCGCCACCGCCCTCTACGGTGGCGCCACGGCGGCCGCCACCGTGTGTTTGCTGTTCCTGACGCTGCGCCGCCTCGGCCGCACGACGCTGGAGTCGGCGCTGCTGTGTTTGCTGCTGGGTGTGAGCGCTGGCTGGCTGTTTTTCTACACCATCCCCGAGAGCTTCCAGCTCGGTGCCCTGACCATCGCGATCGTGCTGTTCGTCGGCTCGGCGCCTGTGGCGTCGGCCCGGCGCGAAGGCCTGCGGGTGTCGCTGGCCAGCGCGGCCAGCCTGTCCATCACCGTGACGAACTGGATGTTCGGCTGGCTGCTGGCCATCACCCGGCTGCGGCCGCTGGCGGCGCTGATCGCCACCGTGGCGGCCTTTGCCCTCGTGGTCGGCCTGGCACTGGTGCAGCAGCGGCTGATGCCCACGACAGCGCTGTTCACCGAGGGCACCAACGAGCAGTCCTACATCCTCAAAGAGGACGCGGGCGGCCCGCTGCTGATTTCGAAGGTGTTCTGGTTCGACAGCATGCTGGCGCCCCAGCCCGACCGGGTCGGCCCCAACCCGTACTGGAAGGGCTTGTCGATGCAGCGCGCCGACCTCGGCTCGGGCTCGCTGGTCGGCTGGCCGGCGCTGGTGCTGTGGATCGGCGTGCTGGCGCTGGGCTTCCTCGGGTTGCGGCATGCACGAGCCCCGAAAGGCTTCCGTCTGCTGCTGCTCGGCGGGCTGGCCGGTCAATGGGCGCTGCACCTCGTCTACGGCGAAGAGACTTTCTTGTATGCGCTGCACCTCGCGCCGTTGCTGGTGGTGCTCGCCTCGTTCGCCTTCGAATCGCGCTTGCGGCCCCTGGTGCTGATCGCGCTGTTCGCGATGGTCGGACTGTTCGCTTTCAACAATGTGACGGTGCTGGTCGACAGCAAGGCGTACGCCGCACGGCTCGGCTCGACCCGCACGGCCTTGCTCGAGGAAATGCAGCGACGCCCGCTGGGCCCCTGGCCGCGCGGTGACGGCCACGTGCTGGTCGGCACGCCGGGCAGCGCGTTGGGGGCCAAGGGCTATTTCGAGCCGGGGGGCAGTTTCTCGCCCTGGGTCGGCTCGTTCGGCATCTCGCTCTGGGTGACCGACAACACCGGCAAGACGCGCCACACGAGCGACAGCTTCCCGAAAGAGCAGACCACGCAACGTGTGACGCTCGAGCAGGGGCGCTGGCCCGGCGTCGCGTTCGAAACCCCCGCCTACACCGGGCGTTGGCAGCAGGACGTCGGCGGCGGCGCGTGGCGTTTGCGGCTAGACGCCAGCGCGTCCTTGCCGGGCGAGCAGCGCATCGAGCTGCTGCTGCGCGGCGTCGGGCCGGCCGCCGGCCCGGTCGAGCGCCTCGAGTGGTCGCCCGAGACGCATGAACTGCAGGTCAACGGCCGCTGGCGCGTGCGGCTGCCGGAACAGGCGCAAGTCCAGCTGGGCGACGAACAGCGCGACGCCTTCGCGGCACCGCAGCGCGTCAACTCGATCAGCAGTGCGACCGGCTGGGCCTATGCCCGGGTGGTGCTGCCGCGGGCGGCGGTCGTCGTCAGCATCGAGCCCTTGCAGGCGGTCAACGAGGCCGGCCCGGCGGTGCAGGTGCCGCAGATCGAAGGCACCGATGCCGTCTTCGTCGACAGCCTGCGCGCCCAACTCTTCCACCTGGGCATGGCCATCGACCGGGGCACCTTGCCGCCGGGCGACCCGCTGAACTACGGGCAGCCCTGGACCCGCGAAACGGCTTATGCCGTTGCCGCGCTGGCGCGAGCCGGCAACCTGGTGCTGGCTCGCGACCTGGCGATGGACCTGGCACGCCGCGACTTCTTCGGTGGCTTCGGCTCCGAGGCGAGTGCGCCCGGCCTCGCGCTGTGGGCGCTCGAAGAGTACGCCTCGCGTGCCGGAGATCCGGCGTTCGACCGCGCGGTGTGGCCGCACGTGAGCCGCAAGGCGCAATGGCTGCTCGACTGTCTGGGCGCAAAGGGGGCGCTGCTGGCCGAACCGCAGGGCCCGTTCCTGGCGCGCTTTGCCATCACCCAGGAGACCAAGCTCGCCTGCCTGCCGGGCAGCGACGGCCTGATGGCAGGCCGCACGGACTGGCATGTGCCGCGCATGTATTTGTCGGCGTTTGCCTACCGCGGCCTGATGGACGCGGCGCAGTTCGCGACCCGGCTCGGCCACAGCGCGCAGGCGGCCCAATGGCGAGGCGCCGCCGAAGGTCTGCGCCAGGCCTGGAACCGCCGCATGGCGGAACAGGGCGCGGGCGGCCAGCCGACGCGCGACGACCTGGTGCGCTGGATGCGCGCCGGTGCCGAGGCGCAAGGCTTTTTCGGCGCCCGCAACGTCGCCAAGCTGTGGGCCGGCACCCGCAAGGAAGGGGGCGATCTGGCCAATCCGCGCACCTACGTCACCGGCACCTGGCCCACCGGCATCGCGCGGGAGGCACGGCAGGCCTATGCGCAGCGGCTGCATCAGCAGGACGTGCCGGGCCCGGTGGCGGGGGCGCCGATGCCCAAGAAGAGCTATTTCGACATCGCCATCGCGCACCAGTCGCTCTACCTCGGCCAGCCCGACCGCACCTGGACCACGCTGCAGCGCTACTGGCAGCACCAGGTCTCGCCCGGTGCCTACACCTGGTGGGAGGGCGACGGCGAGGAGAACAGCTCGCACGGCTGGGAGGCCGTGCGGGGCTGGGTCGAGCCGCGCCATGTGACGCCTCACTACGGCACCGCCGCCGAGGTGCTGGCCTTGCAACTCGACATGCTGACCCTGCTCGATCCGGGAGCCGACGAGGCCACCCTGGTGATCGGCGCCGGCGTGCGCCGCGAATGGCTGCAGCGACCCATTGCGGTGCGCGGCATCCAGGTGCGCGGCGCGACGGTCGATTGGCGCTGGGACGGGCAACGGGTCGAGGTGAGCAGTGTGGGCCGCCGTCATCCGGTGCGCCTGGCGCCGGTGTTCCCGCCCGGCACACCGGTGGTGATCCAGCATGCCGAATCGACGGGCGCTGCGGCCGCGCCTGCCGAGCCGGCCGCGTCGGCCGCGCCGGCTGCCGCCACGCCGTGACAACGTATCGTTCGAACACACAAGGAAGTACAAGATGACCGCAAGACTGCTCCTGCTCATCCTCACCAGCGTCGGCATGTCGTCGCTGGCCCAGATCATGCTGAAGTTCGGCATGTCCAAGCCCGGCATGCAGGGGCCGTTCGACGGTGCCGGGCCGGTGGCGCTGGCCTTCGCGACCAACCCGTTCGTGGTCGGCGGCCTCGCCCTCTATGGGCTGGGGGCGATGGTCTGGCTGGCGGTGCTGGCGCGCATCGACGTCAGCGTCGCCTATCCTTTTGTCGGGCTGGGGTTCATTCTGACGATGGCCCTCGGCTATTGGTTGTTCAATGAACCGCTGTCCACCGCCCGCGTGCTTGGCACGCTGCTGATCGTGTCGGGCGTCGTGCTCGTCGCGCGTTCGGCCTGAGGGCCGGCAAAGGACCGTCATGTCCAAGCAAGATACCCGAGTGGTGGTGTTCGACCAGGCCATCGCGGCGGCCAGCCCCGCGGGCAGTTGCGTGCTGGCCGAGATCGTGGGGCTGGCCGAGTCGCGCCGCATCACGGTGTTCTCCGACCGGTGCGAAGTGGCGCAGCCGGGGCGCATCGACTGGGTGCGCGTGCCGCTGCCCAAAGGGCCGATCGTGTTGCGCTACGTCGCCTTCCAGCTGCTCGCGCCGATGCTCTACACGGCCTGGCGGCTGCGCGGCAACCGGGCCGACCAGGTGCAGACGACGCAGGGGCAGTACGTGGGCGCCGACATCGCCTACGCCCACTTCTGCCACCGGGCCTATCTGAACGGCCCGTGGAAGTCGTCGCCGGTGAAGGGCCTGCGCCGGCTGGCGCGTGAGGCCAACCATCGCTTCAACGCCATCTTCGAGCGCCGTGCCTTTCTGCGTGCACGGCGTATCGTGGTGCCGTCGCTCGGGCTGGCGCGCGAGTTGTCGCGCGAGTATCCGGACGTCGCCGATCGTATCGTCACGATCGCCAACCCGGTCGACGTGGCCCGTTTCGCCCGCCCGGCCGACTTCGACCGGGCCGCGTTCCGGCAGCCGCTGGGCCTTGCGCCCGATGCCGTGGTGCTGTCGTTCATGGCGCTGGGCGACTTCGCCCGCAAGGGGCTGGGCGTCGTGATCGAGGCCCTGGCCGGGCTGCCCGAGCCCCTCCGGGCGCAGGCGCAGGTGCTGGTCATCGGCGGCCAGCAGCGTGAGATCGACGAGTACCAGGCGATCGCCACGCGCCATGGTGTGGGCGATCGGCTGCGTTTTGTCGGCCTGCAGAAAGACGTCAGGCCTTATCTCTGGGCGGCCGACGTGTTTGCGTTTCCGTCGCTTTACGAGATCTTCTCGTTGGCCATCCTGCAGGCCGCCGCGGCGGGCCTGCCGACCCTGGTGACCCAAGGACTGTACGGCGCCGAAGAATTCGTGCGCGACGGCGAGAACGGCTGGCTGGCGCCGCGCACGCCCGAAGGTGTGCGCGCCGCGCTGGCGCAGGCGATCGGCGAGCGGCACCGGCTGCCGCAGTGGTCGGCCGCGGCCCAGCAGGCGGTGCAGCAGTATTCGCGCGAGGCCTTCGTCGCGAAATGGCAGAACCTGTACGCCGGGCTCGATGGCGCGCAAGCCGCAGTGGGTGCAGCGGAGGTGACGCAATGACCGTCGTCGGCAGGCCCGAGGGGCACGACCACGTGATGCCGCTGCCCGGCCAGCGCCCCATGGCGGGGATGAGCCGGGTCGCGACCGCAGGCGCGGCACCGTCTTCGCCCACGCCGCCCGGGACCGGACCGACGTCGCATCAGGAGCGCGGCCGCGGCGCGCCGCAGCTGCAGCGGGTGCTGTTCGTGCACAACGGCTACCGGGTGCGCGGCGGCGAGGACAGCGTGGTCGACTCCGAGATCGAGTTGTTGCGCCAGCGCGGCCACGAGGTCATCGAATACCGGCGCCACAACGACGAGATCGGCGCCGGCTCCAAGTTGAGCCTGCTGCGCGACACCATCTGGTCGCCGCGCAGCCACGCCGACGTGCGCCGGCTGATCCGCGAGCAGCAGGTGGACGTGGTGCATGTGCACAACACGCTGCCCTTGGTGTCGCCGGCGGTCTACTGGGCCGCGGCGGCCGAGTCGGTGCCGGTGGTGCAGACGCTGCACAACTTCCGGCTGATGTGCCCGCAGGCGCTGTTCCTGCGGGAAGAGCGGGTCTGCGAAGACTGTGTGGGCCATGTGCCGTGGCGGGCGGTGAGGCACCGCTGCTATCGCGATTCGACAGTGCAATCGGCAGTCGTGGCGGGCATGTTGACCACACACCGCATGCTCGGTACCTATCGCGACAAGGTCACCCGCTACATCGCGCTCAACGAGTTCTGCCGCACCAAATTCATCGAAGGCGGCCTGCCGGCGGACCGTATCGTGCTGAAACCCAACTTCGTCGACCTGCCGCCGCAAGACGTCGCCGAGCGCCGCCAGGGCGGTCTGTTCGTCGGGCGGTTGTCGAAGGAGAAGGGCTTGAGCGTGCTGAGCGAGGCCGCGAAGCGGCTGCCGCAGCCCAACATCACGGTGATCGGCGGCGGTGAGCTGGAACCCGAGGCGCGCGCCGCCTTCGGCGAGCGTATGGTGGGCTTCAAGCCGCTGCCCGAAATCCTGGCGCTGATGTCGGCCGCGAGTTATCTCGTGATCCCGAGCATCTGGTACGAGAACTTCCCGCGCACCATCGTCGAGGCGTATGCCTGCGGACTGCCGGTGATCGCAAGCCGTTTGGGGGCCTTGCCCGAGATCGTGGTCGAGGGCCACAGCGGCCTGCTGTTCGACCCCGGCTCGCCACAGGACCTGGCGGACAAGCTCGCCTGGGCCGAAGCGCATCCGCACGAGATGCGCCAGATGGGGCACAACGCGCGCGCGCTCTACGAGCGGCTCTACACGCCACAACGCAACTACGAGCGATTGATCGAGATCTACGCCGAGGCCCGACAGGCCGTGCCCGGTCGCGCCGCCCAGGCCGCATGAGCCCGGGACCGCGTGGCGCCGGGCGGGCCCGGCGCCACGCGGCATGCTCCGGTGTGTCGAGCCGGCACAGCGGGGTCGACCGCAACTTCGTGCAGCGATGCAGGATCGTATGAAACAAGAACCGACCGTCATGCTCAAGCAAGCCAGCGGCAGCCCGCCGGACACCCCGGCGGGCGTTGCCGCCGCCCCTCAACGCGCCACCGGCACCTCTGTGCGCCGCCCCCGCGCGGTGGTGGTGCAACGGCGCATGACCCACTACCGCCTGCCCTTGTTCGAGCAGATGCGCGCGCGGCTCGACGCGATGGGCATCGAGTTGACCGTGGTCTACGGCGACCCGAAGCCCGGCGAGGCCGAGAACAACGACGGCGGCGACCTTTCATGGGGCGTGCACGTGCCCTGCCGGTATCTGTTGCGCGAGAAGGTCTGCTGGCAAGACCCGTCGGCGGTGCTGCACGACGCCGACCTGATCGTCGTGACGCAAGAGAACAACCTGCTGTTCAACTACCTGCTGCCGATGAAGCACCGCGGGTTGAAGCGAGCCTTCTGGGGGCACGGCCGCAACTTCCAGGCGCTCAACCCCAACTCGCTGAGCGAGCGTTTCAAGCGGCTGTTCGTCAGCCGGGTCGACTGGTGGTTCGCCTACACCGACCTGAGCGCCGACGTGGTGGTCGACGCCGGCTTTCCGCGCGAGCGCATCACGGTGCTCAACAACGCGATCGACACCACCGCGCTGCAGCAGCACCTCGACAGTGTGACGCCCGAGCGGGCAGCAGCCGCGCGCCAGGCCTACGGCATCCCGCCGGGGCCGATCGGCCTGATGCTGGCCTCGCTGATCCCCGACAAGCGGCCCGAGTTCCTGCTCGAGGCGGCGCGCCGGGTGCGCCAGCAGGTGCCCGACTTCCAGCTGGTGCTGGTGGGCGAGGGCCCGCTGCGCGACATGATCAAGCGCGCCGCCGCCGAGTCGGGCGGCTGGGTCCACTGGATGGGGCTGCGCAAGGGCGCCGAAAAGGCCGAGCTGCTGAAGATGAGCACCGTGATGCTCAACCCCGGCAAGGTCGGCCTCAACGTCGTCGATGCGCTGCAGGCGCGGGTGCCGATGATCACCACCGACTGCAAGACCCATTCGCCCGAGGTTTCTTACCTTCGCCACGGTGTCAACGGCCTGATGACGGCCGACGATATCGATGCGTATGCGAACAGCATCGCCGAGTTGCTGCGCGACGAAGTGCGGCTGGACGTGCTGCGCGATGGCTGCGCGCGCGAAGCCGCGACGATCTCGATCGAGCAGATGGCCGAGCGCTTCTGCGAGGGCATCCGCGAGTGCCTGGCGGCGCCGGCCA from Caldimonas brevitalea encodes the following:
- a CDS encoding UbiA family prenyltransferase, with the protein product MQNHNVLLKAEHFGTDTPSAMPADTLAPLYVDLDGTLIRSDLLLESAMRFVAAQPLQAWRLAAWLMRGKAHLKAELAAAVNLDVRCLPYNEELLGYLRQQRALGRRIVLATASHQKYAQQIAEHLGLFDAVIASDGSVNRKGVHKLEAIRTDAGGRFAYAGNDQVDLDVWREADAALVVNASAGVRRQANAVTREELHVPPQKPGVKVWAKAIRLHQWAKNALLLLPALPIAGDLLPSHWISLLIGFVAFGLCASSVYLLNDLMDLEADRAHPRKRKRPLASGAVSLPAGVVLSVGMLAAAFLLAAVAMPLGFVATLGVYWISTLAYSLYFKRRVLQDVLMLAGLYTLRIIAGAAAIQVMPSFWIMSFSMFLFLSLACIKRYVELRDAELSEKVKVVGRGYGVSDLPFVQSVGTSAGLVAVLVFAMYVNDPTTASHFTRPAALWTICPLVLLWVSRVWLKASRMELHDDPVVFAVTDRASQLIAVLSVVALAVASGVLF
- a CDS encoding glycosyl hydrolase, translated to MAVTDSDNLVTAASNFEGTYTRFAPGWNVNYWGSVKWEAARESRSGYVHSGTSAQRFRVLSRSSGADAHLIFPHGFVNGKSYRAVVYVRTDTSAQVEVMLRRDAQPWDVTAAKTVSVGSGWTRVEVQGRFRWNSPGSLRVISKTVGANIYVDDAQISAVEEAGDTDVTGMPLPAAGGASTTLTQVFASNFDDVFSYTSTGWRINVWGEPLGTFQAGRETRAGYVHSGASSQRFRMLTTGGGDAHLIYPFPFVKGRTYRATAYMRADSSATAELFIRRDAPPWDAAGTRTVTLGTSWQKVEVQGIYLGDVVGSLRVASKTPGANIYVDSVKLEEVKQNDLAPASTTTVPNTLFGIHVKRLGNHFNFPQTGHGLLRLWNTGTNWRDLEKANNVWDFTTGSGKRLELYVDYAQRNNAQILYTLGQTPAWASSNPSVQGYYGLGASMPPTHLEDWRDYVRTLARRYAGKIRYWELWNESDFSGTWAGSVEKMVEMARIAREEIKAADPANQLVSPGLTTGQGVAWLDRFLAAGGGNHVDVIGFHWYYDMQPEKLAPQIQNVRQVIKNHGLEHKPLWNTEGAPLCNSSLVDCATWTASVAEQRSVNARALMIMWAKGVSNFNYYWWERGESQGRLVQDDFVTQTAGGHALAEAIKWIKGARLVDSFKVQDKVYVFRINRGTENYTVLWSTTPGTSVTIPSSWGITRLRTLAGQESSLASATFTLGIEPVMLK
- a CDS encoding glycosyl hydrolase, whose translation is MYLPPEDARACPPHAPTGLLARRRVSLAALAARWSPLEASKPWLASLALCVAPAVGMSADDSTGVIELPASSAAAAAPANGRAAPLRAAAVAAPLTPKVNAWGKRAPKFQLEGPRTLASAAAAAGSTNGEGGAQQALRFRVIDRGDGDAHLTFPYPFKSGTSYRATLRVKSDRDAQVDAMLRRDVAPYDPFAIKSVKVTQRWQTVELEGTAVSDAPASLRLASKTLDAPLWVDKVNIEAIEGNPIASVNTDPIPDEFFGVHLMRLGSHQNWPSFRPGVVRLWDTRTTWKDLQPEPGQWDFSGPGWRRLDLYVNHIRKHDPDTKIIYTMGQSPTWASSQPEWRNGYGLGHGAPPRDLEHWRDYVRTVGKRYAGKIRYWEVWNEADYSAFYKGPVETMVQMTRIARDELKAIDPANQILSPGLTAGQGVQWLDRFLAEGGGKLVDIIAFHWYYDVKPESLASPIRNVRRVMQKHGVGDKPLWNTEGSLLCNAKVQNCKPIEFSEAQLRSHALRAMLTMWNAGVRNFDYYFWEGRLPGEAMLERDYKTPTLAGRSYNKAVEWLRGARVVDAYRSGSDIYVYRMQRGDQPFVIAWSLGPETTVRLPAEWQVGRAAKLDGDVERVPENRQVKLGLDPVLLQ
- a CDS encoding DMT family transporter yields the protein MTARLLLLILTSVGMSSLAQIMLKFGMSKPGMQGPFDGAGPVALAFATNPFVVGGLALYGLGAMVWLAVLARIDVSVAYPFVGLGFILTMALGYWLFNEPLSTARVLGTLLIVSGVVLVARSA